In Propionicimonas paludicola, a single window of DNA contains:
- a CDS encoding type II secretion system F family protein — MGLIAGTAAHLARTQLQRRRAARDEAEVVSACRLLVGLLRVGQVPGGALQLAAAESPVLAEAAAAQRAGGSVAEVLRAGAVRPGQAGLSELAVAWELAERTGASMTSALDSVVERQAAASGVAEVVASELAAPRATGRLLAVLPLAGLALGFAVGGDPLSFLLGSMVGQVSLTAGVTLACVGVLWTDWLARPGVR, encoded by the coding sequence GTGGGACTGATCGCCGGCACCGCCGCGCACCTGGCGCGTACCCAGCTGCAGCGCCGCCGGGCAGCCAGGGACGAAGCCGAAGTGGTCTCTGCCTGTCGGCTGTTGGTCGGCCTGCTTCGGGTGGGGCAGGTGCCCGGCGGGGCGCTGCAGCTGGCCGCGGCGGAGAGCCCGGTGCTGGCTGAGGCTGCGGCCGCACAACGGGCGGGCGGATCGGTGGCCGAGGTTCTGCGGGCCGGTGCGGTCCGTCCGGGGCAGGCCGGTCTGTCTGAGTTGGCGGTGGCCTGGGAGCTGGCCGAGCGAACTGGGGCGTCCATGACGTCGGCGCTGGACTCGGTGGTCGAGCGGCAGGCGGCGGCGTCCGGGGTGGCCGAGGTGGTCGCGTCCGAGTTGGCCGCGCCGCGGGCCACCGGACGGCTGCTGGCAGTGTTGCCGCTGGCCGGGCTGGCGCTCGGGTTCGCGGTCGGCGGTGATCCGCTGAGCTTCCTGCTCGGCTCGATGGTCGGTCAGGTGAGCCTGACCGCCGGAGTGACCCTGGCCTGCGTCGGGGTGTTGTGGACCGACTGGCTGGCTCGCCCGGGGGTGAGGTGA
- a CDS encoding type II secretion system F family protein translates to MGWPLVTALAVGLAILLAWRQPALRLREADPSTGIEPARLARLRLAGLSAALGFAAGLVVDWWAVPLGLAAGAAGYLASGRLKSAAEAARSRALASAVPGLCDLIAVCLDAGLPLRNAVAELGRVLPGPAGEVMNRLGAAVALGTDEAAAWRELAAAEPELAELGRELARSLDYGLTATATLRVIGERARRVELSRVQQRARRVGVSSVLPLVLCLLPSFLLIGVVPVVGGVVQRFFG, encoded by the coding sequence GTGGGCTGGCCGCTGGTCACCGCCCTGGCCGTCGGGCTGGCCATCCTCTTGGCCTGGCGGCAGCCGGCGCTCCGGTTGCGCGAGGCCGATCCGTCGACCGGGATCGAGCCGGCCCGGCTGGCCCGGCTGCGGCTGGCCGGACTGAGTGCCGCGCTCGGCTTCGCTGCCGGCCTGGTCGTCGACTGGTGGGCGGTGCCGCTCGGGCTGGCTGCCGGTGCCGCCGGCTACCTCGCGTCCGGTCGGCTGAAGAGTGCGGCCGAGGCGGCGCGGAGTCGCGCGCTGGCGTCCGCAGTGCCCGGGTTGTGCGACCTGATCGCGGTCTGTCTGGACGCGGGCCTGCCACTGCGCAATGCCGTCGCCGAGCTGGGACGAGTGCTGCCCGGTCCGGCCGGTGAAGTGATGAACCGGCTCGGCGCGGCGGTCGCACTGGGGACGGACGAGGCCGCGGCCTGGCGGGAGTTGGCCGCTGCAGAGCCGGAGCTGGCCGAACTCGGACGAGAGCTGGCGCGCAGCCTGGACTACGGGTTGACCGCCACGGCGACGCTGCGGGTGATCGGTGAGCGGGCGCGCCGGGTTGAGCTGTCGCGAGTCCAGCAGCGGGCGCGTCGGGTGGGGGTGAGCAGCGTGCTGCCGCTGGTGCTGTGCCTGTTGCCGTCCTTCCTGCTGATCGGGGTGGTGCCGGTGGTCGGTGGGGTGGTTCAGCGCTTCTTCGGCTGA
- a CDS encoding DUF4244 domain-containing protein, giving the protein MGKAVAKLRKLGQRGMTTAEYAVGTVAAVTGVGALVGFFGNEDFRRFLGEIVKALVRWILASVGINI; this is encoded by the coding sequence ATGGGCAAGGCGGTTGCGAAGCTGCGCAAGCTGGGGCAGCGAGGCATGACCACGGCGGAGTACGCGGTCGGCACGGTGGCCGCGGTCACCGGGGTCGGTGCGTTGGTGGGGTTCTTCGGCAACGAGGACTTCCGGCGGTTCCTCGGCGAGATCGTCAAGGCGCTCGTTCGGTGGATCCTCGCCTCGGTCGGGATCAACATCTAG
- a CDS encoding TadA family conjugal transfer-associated ATPase produces the protein MTELEEVRSYLVRHGQQAGPVEVAAALRGLGELVSDQRVRSTVAALRRESEGAGPLDPLLAEPGVTDVLVNAPDQVWVDRGSGLEPAGVRFGSAEELRRLAVRLAASVGRRLDDGSPFVDARLPSGVRVHAVLGCVAETGTCLSFRVPNRRRLTLDDWVAAGSLAPGVAELLTGLVHGKRAFLISGGTGSGKTTLLGALLSLVPAGERIVIAEDSRELAPQHPHCLRLEARPPNAEGIGAITLTDLVRQALRMRPDRLVVGEVRGAELVDLLLAMNTGHEGGCGTVHANSAGAVPARLEALAALGGLSRDALHAQLAAAVEVLVQVRRLPDGRRWVEELRVLRADRRSGRCRAVPALSCAPDGRLEQGDGWSRLNRLAQS, from the coding sequence ATGACTGAGCTGGAGGAGGTGCGCTCCTACCTGGTCCGGCACGGCCAGCAGGCCGGACCGGTGGAGGTCGCCGCCGCGCTGCGCGGTTTGGGCGAGCTGGTCAGCGATCAGCGGGTGCGCAGCACAGTGGCCGCGTTGCGCCGTGAGAGCGAGGGGGCCGGGCCGCTGGATCCGCTGTTGGCCGAACCGGGGGTGACCGATGTGCTGGTGAACGCCCCCGACCAAGTCTGGGTGGATCGCGGCTCCGGGCTGGAGCCGGCCGGCGTGCGGTTCGGGTCGGCCGAGGAACTGCGCCGGCTCGCGGTGCGGCTGGCCGCCTCGGTCGGGCGTCGCCTCGACGACGGCTCGCCCTTCGTGGACGCCCGCCTGCCTAGTGGCGTCCGGGTGCATGCGGTGCTGGGCTGTGTGGCCGAGACCGGCACCTGCTTGTCCTTTCGGGTCCCGAACCGACGCCGGCTCACCTTGGACGACTGGGTGGCGGCCGGCTCGCTGGCGCCCGGGGTGGCCGAGCTGCTGACCGGACTGGTGCATGGCAAGCGGGCCTTCCTGATCTCGGGCGGTACCGGCTCGGGGAAGACCACGCTGCTAGGCGCCCTGCTGAGCCTGGTTCCAGCCGGTGAGCGGATCGTGATCGCCGAGGACTCCCGCGAGCTGGCGCCGCAGCACCCGCATTGCCTGCGGCTCGAGGCGCGACCGCCGAACGCGGAGGGGATCGGCGCGATCACCCTCACCGACCTGGTCCGGCAGGCGCTGCGGATGCGTCCGGATCGGCTGGTGGTCGGCGAGGTGCGCGGTGCCGAACTGGTCGATCTGCTGCTGGCCATGAACACCGGCCATGAGGGCGGCTGCGGCACCGTCCATGCCAACTCGGCCGGGGCGGTGCCGGCTCGGCTGGAGGCGCTGGCCGCGCTCGGCGGGCTGTCCCGTGATGCCCTGCACGCCCAACTGGCGGCCGCTGTCGAGGTGCTGGTGCAGGTGCGACGGCTCCCGGACGGACGCCGCTGGGTGGAGGAGCTCCGGGTGCTGCGCGCCGATCGCCGAAGTGGACGCTGCCGTGCCGTTCCGGCGCTGAGCTGCGCTCCCGACGGCCGCCTGGAGCAGGGGGACGGTTGGTCTCGACTGAACCGGCTGGCCCAGTCATGA